CCAGGTGATCAAGGACAACTTCATCTTCCTGCTTCTGGAGAAGAGTgggcgggaaggcgacgaggggcgCAAGGTATGCTGCTACTACAATGTCGATCATCATCAGCTTCCGGCCGTGCTCGTCCTCGACCCAATCACGGGGCAGTTGCTCGATAAGTGGTGCGGCCTTGTCCAGCAGCCCGATGATTTCCTGACAAGCATCGGCAACTTCACCGAGTCGAAGCCCAGCTTGACGTCCAAACCCAAGATAGTCCCAAGAACGGCGACGCTCGAAAGCGGTCAAACCCCTGCTGCACAAGAACCTGCAACCGCAATGTCTAACACCGCTTCTTCTGATGCACTACCGGCAACCAAGGTTGAATCCTGTGCTGCACAAGGACCTGCAATGCCTAACACCGCTGCCACTGGTGCACAACCTGCTCCGGCGCCCAAGGTTGACGAGATCGAGGCGGCTCCGGCGCCCAAGGTTGAGGAGATAGAGGCACCTGCGGTGGACGACGGGCAGCCTATGGAAGGAGAGACGGTCTGCAAGCTGAGGGTACGGTTCCCTGCTGGTAACATGGTCACCAAGGAGTTTGGGGCTACGCGGAGAATCGCGGTGCTCTTTGCATACTGCAGATCAGTTGTAGTTGAACAGACGGGGACGGAGCAGGCCTTCCGGATCATGAGGTTGGCTGGACAGAACTTTGAGGAGCTGCTCGACGTTGTTGCCTCGTTTGATGATTTGAAGCTTAATCGCGATACCATCTCGGTCGTGCTCAACTAGATACTTGAGTCCTTAGATCGACTTTATTATAGACAGAACCGTAATACATAGTCTTATTTTCGTCTAATGAAAGTATCTTTCTTATTGTATCTTTTGTTACAATGTGTGCTAATGATAATGATCGTTGTTCTAGTTTCAACTTTATTATAACTCACGGTTTCAAAATAGAGTTAATTgtacagaagtaccacaattcggacatcacatgcagattgatagcacgattgctaatttttacatgtcagtatcGACATTGGTCTAAATTTTTGCAAATTAGGCTAAAACGCGTATTTATACGTATTGACGCGCGATCCGATAgctcgggcccacctgtcaggtgcCATGCTGGCCAATCGGCGCGTGCCAGCGCGCTGACTAGGACGAGCCGGTGCGCTGCTGCTCTCCAACCTGGTCCGGTCGCACCAGCTCCAGCCCGGCCGCACCATTCCCCTcccatcctcctcctcgctcgtttcctccgtcgccgtcgcccgtgtcCCGACTGCCGgccgccgcaccgccccgccgACGCCATGGTTTTGGAGGACGAAAGCAGCAACGACCATTCTAGCCTCCCATGCATGCATTCTTCCTCCACAGACGGTCTCAACGAGGTCAGTACAGTgagtttagggttagggtttcagaTTTGGGATTTCTTGATTTGGTTGATTTCGCTAGGTTTTGATTTGGCCATTGTCTTTGTGCGAGCTTCTGCAGGCCCCTTTCAGCATTGAAGATCCAGATTACAAGGGGCTTGAGCTGGATGTGATGTCTCCATGTGAGAAGCACGGCATGGCATCTGAGAGGCTTGTTGCCtttgaaggaacagacacaggaaggAGGTCTTTAGCATGTGCACAGCAGGTATGGATTGTAGGATTGTAGGCATAGTGATTTTTTTTCTTACTTGGTCAGTGCCATATTGAACTCTGTTTGCTGGAGTACTCTGCTTGCTGTCAACATTTTGGTTCATAGTGGTTAGAGTAGCTTATTTAGGTCAAGCATGAGTATATTTTGCTGGAGTACAACGGCATAGTAATTTCTGTTAATAGTGGTAGTAGAGTAGCTTACAAATGGTTGAACACTCCTTGATATGAACAGTAGAGTAACTAACCTAGTCAGTCAGCTACTCAAGTGGCTGCTCCTCTTGTTAAATGTAGTGGTCTGATGCTAAATTTAGACATTCTTTTTGGCAACTGCAGTGAATTTGTGTAATTACTTGCTGTATGAactgttttgttgttgttgttgttttagcAGGAAGGTAGCAATTGTGGCTTTGTTGAATGGGTTGATCACCAGTGGCCCCCAACAATGCAAAATGCATTGTTGAAGCTATGGGCAATGGTTGAAGATGCCAAAAGTGCTAGGGTGAATGACAATCTTGAAAGTTCTTTCACTATCCACCATCtgacagaagagaagaacaagctggAGGCCAACTATGACAAGCTAGTCCAAGATGTGCATGAGCTGATGAACTTCCAGGAAGATAAGGTGGTGGATTTCAGACATCTGCAGTCTACCATTACATATCAGCAGGAGGTAAGAAAAGAACTGATTGGTGATACGAAGGCAAAGATGACGACTGAGATCGCAAAGAAAGATGTAGAGACCCAGCAACTTACTCAGAAGTATGAGCTGCTGCTCAACCTGACAAGAGCTCAAGCAACAGTCATTCAGAACTTGAAGTTGAACAAAATGAAAGAGAAGCAAGTGCTTACTGAAGCTAGTATGAATTTGGAGCTAAAGAATGCAGAGCTAACTAAGTGTCAGGAGAAGCTCACCCAAGAAAAGCTAGAGTTGAAGCTTCAGGTTGCTGATCTGCTTAAGGAAAATAAAAAGCATATTGAAGAGAAGTGGCAGTTAGAGTTTTAGAATGAAAAGTTGAAGGAGAAGTTCAGGGGGATTCAGGCCATCTTGGAGAAGTGAAGAAGATGAAATGAAATTAGTGGCATTGCTGACCTTTTGGGAATGATGGTTGTGTAATGACCTAGCATCTAGGAACTAATGTTGTGTACTGTATGCTTGTACTAATGGTGAACTATGGTTGTGTATGTATGTAGTAGTtatgctattcatccttttgtgagaaaaAGATGAACTATGCATTTGAAGTAGAACTCCTCTATGTATTATGAacaatgattatgtattgctatgtATGGATCAGTTTCTTATTATGTATGGATATGCTAATTATGTAGATGGATATGTTAATGATGGTACATTATGACAATGTTGCAGCAAACCAGACAATACATTGCAATAAAAGAGGAACAAGACTGACTAAATCTCATTGCATCAGAAGATAACTTCACTGATCCATTACAACTTGATCCATTACAACTTGGCTTAAACTGAACCTACTTGATCCAGAAGACAACCAGACAGTACATTGCATTTAGATTGGCTGCAACTGAACCAACTAACTAACTTAATATCTTGCCTGCAACTAAGCCAAGCACAAATATAGTGAAAAGAAACAGTACATTGTGAAAATTTGGCCCTAATCCTTGCAATCTCTGCATTCTTCTCTCTGGGTTGAGTTTGCAGAGACAGAAACATGGCCTCCCTTGTGCCATCATCTTCACTTGGAGTCAGCATTGGAAATTGATCTTCAGATCTAGCAACAGTTGCACCTTTAAGCCTCCATACTTCATCACGCAGATCCCTAATGAGCTCACTCCAGAATGTGGGCAATGGATCATCATGCCATTGCACAAATCCACAGCCACCGTGCTATTAAGATACACAAGCAAATTTCACCATGCCACATACTATTgcacagaagaaaaaggaagaaaattaGGGCAAAAACAACACTCACCATAGCATCCATGCAGCTATAGTACCTCCTACCAGGGTTCTGCCTGCTCCAGGAGATCCATCTTGGCGCCTTCCTCGGAGTTGAGCAGTGGCACATCACTCAGATCATAAACAACAGGATCTTGGTACACCACAGTGGACAAGTCTGGCTTTTCAAAATGCTGCCTCTCAAAATCAGTATCACGGGGTGGACAAGCCCTGACTAGCAAATTAAGCACCAATTTGTCCTGGATCTTCCTCTTTATCATCTGTAATTCTGCATGACTGTCTACCAAATCCAGCCCTTTCTCTCCTAAAGATGGATTTTCAATGTGAAACAAACAATCATATGCATTAAATCCTTGGGTTTCCATCACTGCAACCAAATTCAGATAAGTAATATCTGAACCACACAGCTTCATCTCCAATGGTTCTCTTGCATCAAAATGGATCCTTACTTGCCAAATGTCTTCATCCAAACTACAGAACAAATTAAATTTCATGTATTCATTATAATTACTCTTAATTTGGAGAGCAACAGTACAGTACAATACAATTTAAAGTAACCCGTAAGTCTATTATTTACTAATTCAGCACAATAGCAAAATTTGAAGAGCAACAGTACAATACAGAACAATTTAAAGTAACAGTACCAGACAGTACAGAACAATTTGGAGAGCCACAATAATCCCAAATTTTTACTGTCATTGAACTAATTTGAGAGTGCAATACACTATGTTACTAGGTTAGTTTAATTGTCCTATACTAGTCACTTCAATTGGATAAAACCTAATCCCCAACTGGATAAAGCAGAAGATGAACAAACCCTAAAAATGCCCAATCGGATATATCAGAGGAGGAGTAGGACAAGGGTACTCACATCATGCCGCCAAGTCCATGCGTCAACTCATGGCTGCTGCTAGGGTTCGCCACCCACTGATGCGCCAACCACAACCGCTGCTCCATGGTGAGTAACATCGACTCCTCGTCGTCGGTCGAGTACGCGGAGCTGGAGTCGTCGCCGCCATCCCCGTCGACGCCAGCCGTTCCGCTAGGAGGCCAGAACGACATCTCACCGCCGTCGTGGATGCCCTCGCTGCCGCCTGGCGGAATCACCGACGCCATGGACTAGGGTTCGAGTGAGGAGGACGAGGGAAGGGGAATGGTGCGGCCGGGCTGGAGCTGGTGCGACCGGACCAGGTTGGAGAGCAGCAGCGCACCGGCTCGTCCTAGTCAGCGCGCGGGCACGTGCGGGCACGCGCCGATTGGCCAGCAtggcacctgacgggtgggcccgagCTATCGGATCGGGCGTCAATACGTATAAATACGCGTTTTAGCCTAATTTGCAAAAACTTAGACCAATgttggtactgacatgtaaaaattagCAATCGTAGcaccaatctgcatgtgatgcccgaattgtggtacttctgtgcaattaactcttCAAAATAAGAAGTCGTGCGTTTGTCCAGAGTCAAACCTGTTTAGGTTTGACCAAGTTTAACATCTAGAACATCAAATTAATCTCAAGAGATTCtttgtaaaatatattttcataCATGTGTATTTTTATGTGCATTTGATGTTGTAGATATTAGCATATTTTTCAATAAAGTTTGTCAAACTTAAATAAGTTTGACTTTGAAGAAACCTAAAACTTGAAGTCCAATACTAGGCGCCGGCCGGTCGAAAATTTGAGCCGGTCGCGCACTAGTCATCTCGGATGCCTCCCAGCACGAGGTGTTGAGGATAAGATCCTCCTTGCGTTGTTCTCTCTCACGAGCAGCAGTTTGCGGCCCTCCATCGGTTCATCGCTTCACACAACCTTTCGCCCTCGAGATAGTATGGTTCTCATAATTGTTGCAGCGTTTTAAATTAACTGGGGGTATCAAAATTTATTAAAAATTCAGCTGAAGCCTCTAGCTATTTCCAAGCCACATAAAAAAAATCTGGAAGGTGTTTATATTTTATATGGATATAAATCCTTATTTATATTTTGGTTAAACTGTAAATgtgttatatattcctcaaaaaaaTATGGAATAATTACTGTAGCTTTCTAATAATATTGTAGTGCTAAATATAGGCTTTCAAGAGATTTCACCATGTAAAATCTTCAATTAAAATAGGTAAAAAATCTATACGTATTATCAGTTTTCATTTTAATTAGTTTAATCCAAAATCAAAATTAAATCTTCCTAGTCCTTAAATTTTGGTGGGCCCACATGATGAACTTGAGGCCATGACAAGGATTGTTTGAAAGGGTATGTTGGACAATTGGCAAATTTAGGGGTTTAGACCTTTAAGAAAAAGTTTAGGGTTAAATTAATCCATATTTTCATATTAAAACGAATGACGATGCTTATGAGATGATCATGATGCACAATATTTTGCTAATAATATGTTGCTCTTTGGCTATTACAATCGACCCCCTCTAATGGAATCTGGCTATTACAATCGACCCCCTCTAATGGAATCTCGCCCCGAGGTTTAACTGTGGAAAAGAGGGAAGGGATTGGGCTACAAATCCAAGAAATCTTCTCGTTCCATGTATATGAACGGAGGCCATAAAATGATGCACAACATTGAACAAATTGGGGTATCCAAAGAAGGGTTTCGTCCAGAGATACATATTAGATGTCATAAAGAAATACCGAAATGCAATATACAGAAGGTACAAGAAAAAACAAAAGTATGTCAAAAATCATACACGAAAGGGACATCATGTTCATGAATTTTTGGAATGGCACATGTAGGCTAGAAACCCTGGAATCCTCCAAATTCCCTTTacaaatcatttgaatcaaagaggccctaaaagAAATGTCTTTGTCCCTTATGTTCAGAAAATTCAAAGAAAGTATTCGTGCAacgcaaagtaatatttttggctgTGCAAACCAATAGTTTCATGTCCAGGTGACAAGTTTTCGAGAAATGATACAATTCCAGCTTGAACAAAAGCAAGCTTTGAGAGGCCGTACAGAAATGGAAGCAGGGAAGGAAGTATTGCAAATTACTGTCTGTAAATTGCGGAGGCTTTTTTCAATATATATATAGGATATATATTTGGTTCTGTTTTTTCTTTGCTTTGCTCCTAATAATCTTTGGTCTATGCTTCATCTTGCGGGGCCGCTTCCGGCTCTGCTGCTGCAGGTGCCTCCGCCGCTGCCTCTGCTGCAGCCGCAGCCTCCACGCTCTCCTTCTTTGTTTGCGCGGTCTTGATGAGATGGTTGTAGCTTCCCTTCTCCTTGAACAGCTGTGAGAAATGGATCTTGCAGTAGAGGATTCCGTTGAGCGCGGCGTACGAGGAGGTCGTCAGGATGCAGCCACCATGCGAGCACTTGAAGCAGCTCTTATGGTAGCATTCGCCCTCCAGAGTAAGCTGAACCGAAACGTAAAGATTTGCAATGTGGTTTTTTATTTACCAAATTATTTTTGAGATCTTGCTCCACTATCCAAGTAATAAGTAACATTACAGCATTCCTCTTACCTTCTCCAATGGGTACACGGTCTTTTGGCAGGCCGCGCATTTATCTTGAGTTCCAGAGAAGGCAGATGACATCTTGCTTGGAGCTTTTGCCTGCAGGAGATTTTGAATTCGCTATTTAAAATAGTTTACCCATAACACATGTGACGGGAAGCGGCGAATAATCTCTGAGAAGGAAAGATGCGACGTCTGCACACTGGAACTGTACCTCGCCCTTCTCTGCGGATTTGCCACCTGAGTAACGACGGAACAAAATGTCAGAATATCTGTTGGTCAGCAGTATGCTAGGACTGCCATTTTTTTTTCGATAAACTAGGATTGCGATTTCGCATTACCTGGCGTAAAATTCTTTGAGAAGTTGCCCGTCTCCTTGAAGAGCTGTTCGAAATGGGTCTTGCAGTAGAGAACACCATCCATGGAAGAGTAGTTGCACATCTAGAGGCCATGCAGAAAATGAAACGCCAAAATTCCCATTTTGCACAGACGTATACGTATATATAATAAGAGGACACAGAAGCGAAACATATTTGCCGTTGGATTCAACGCGAAAAGCTTGAGCTGAGGCCGGGGGCCGCAATGCGTACCGAGAGGGTCCCCTTGCAGTGGCTGCACTTGAAGCATGTCTTGTGGTAGGAGACGCCGTCGGCGGTGAGGAGGTCGATGAAATGGACGGTCTTGTCGCACGTCTTGCACTTGTCCTGCGTGCCGGTGAAAGACATGGCGATGCGCGCCGGTGATCGGCCGAGCAATGGGGACGCACGGTCGTCTTCTTATTCAGGCGCGTCTCCTCCGGTTGGTCGGCGATCGACGTGGATGGGAGGAACCAGCGTGGCGTCTCGAGAACGAGATGGAGACCGCGATGGGCGACGCTTTAAAAAGGCGCGGGGCGAGCAAAGATAGGAGATGCATGGCCTCCAGACCGCACAGAACCAGTCAAGCTAAAAGCATTGTTTAATTTTGGAAGTAATGTCTCTCTCATGTTTGCTTCCTTTCTCCGGTTCTCCTCTTTTCATGGGCGTGTCGTGTCTGGATTAAGTGCATGTCCATTCCAGGCCGTGTGAGCCACCAACATGACATGCTGAAATGGATGCATTCTTCCATCCAAACAATCGTGCTGGGCAGTTGttgaaatatgagcaaattactacaagatttaattcgaataaataggaaatagatcatgacagcaatagcagagattaaactaatcatgcgaactagcatagcagatgaactgatcacatctagggcacatactagaaacatgaattctaccacgatctcaaacagaaaggacagaatcacatacagtgcagcgggagcagcaccgccggcgttgacgttgtctcccatgtcgtcgaggatgaggttgccgaggtagGGGAAAAAG
Above is a window of Triticum aestivum cultivar Chinese Spring chromosome 6B, IWGSC CS RefSeq v2.1, whole genome shotgun sequence DNA encoding:
- the LOC123139277 gene encoding plant UBX domain-containing protein 7-like, with protein sequence MKVAEEDNRKEDNDAMEEEHEYGDMQAEDEYHGTESDDDYSDDQQDDDGAYLEAAETDSNDGRMETDKTLEELFRPPYEIMYGGSFHDAKAHAASKDRWLLVNLQSSGDFKSQQHNRDLWSNEVVIQVIKDNFIFLLLEKSGREGDEGRKVCCYYNVDHHQLPAVLVLDPITGQLLDKWCGLVQQPDDFLTSIGNFTESKPSLTSKPKIVPRTATLESGQTPAAQEPATAMSNTASSDALPATKVESCAAQGPAMPNTAATGAQPAPAPKVDEIEAAPAPKVEEIEAPAVDDGQPMEGETVCKLRVRFPAGNMVTKEFGATRRIAVLFAYCRSVVVEQTGTEQAFRIMRLAGQNFEELLDVVASFDDLKLNRDTISVVLN
- the LOC123134277 gene encoding LIM domain-containing protein PLIM2b, with amino-acid sequence MSFTGTQDKCKTCDKTVHFIDLLTADGVSYHKTCFKCSHCKGTLSMCNYSSMDGVLYCKTHFEQLFKETGNFSKNFTPGGKSAEKGEAKAPSKMSSAFSGTQDKCAACQKTVYPLEKLTLEGECYHKSCFKCSHGGCILTTSSYAALNGILYCKIHFSQLFKEKGSYNHLIKTAQTKKESVEAAAAAEAAAEAPAAAEPEAAPQDEA